In Laribacter hongkongensis DSM 14985, the following proteins share a genomic window:
- a CDS encoding GTP-binding protein → MAKEKFERTKPHVNVGTIGHVDHGKTTLTAAITTILSKKFG, encoded by the coding sequence ATGGCTAAGGAAAAGTTCGAACGTACCAAGCCGCACGTGAACGTCGGTACCATCGGCCACGTTGACCACGGCAAGACCACGCTGACTGCTGCGATCACCACCATTCTGTCGAAGAAATTCGG